A part of Citrifermentans bremense genomic DNA contains:
- a CDS encoding fibronectin type III domain-containing protein — MHSRITGLCLIFVLLMGASALAMDFKTKPKLAFYPLVAKSEEAISFTEAVSTQLFNNIERTDSFEIVERKKVESVLLQDAATIASMSQETLNSVATKAGFDVFIVGTVSRGVDGIAHIDLQMTGSSSRSAYYAESFRIPEFELQKRLQEIAEVVVAKVKGFTAAPTQSKIGCPGNLAATGTPRSVRLKWAPTPSSQVVGYAVLRSTSPTGTFVQIATTTKPGYTDANLKLNEIFYYKVKAISKSGIECELSDPVVGKTALAPLPPIFMDIKVELTGARLNWYSRPYSGSDRNLVTAGYQIYRKAADETDFRSIARVSAGAASYVDNDMRNGVTYSYALTSVNPDNVESEFSSVLESKTAQAAANVKARGSARKVLLTWTPSDLPGIDGYLIYRAAGTAENFKKVGQASGKSASSYQDNGLEDDSTYWYRIAASVGGEESPKSDPVSATTRQRPPAPAAPTASNNEPRRVVLTWKGTGAPEDEVKGYRLYRAAQKDGEFAKVAEVTADKNSYNDGLAGKGGFKLFTSDSKPLGDGTTYWYRFTCFNEAGSESLPSETVSATTRPLLPAPKQLKASSGMAGKIALSWESAPEFIEYEVYRGAVGQNEVTRLKTVKESTYEDREVEHGTSYIYAVKGIDENEIPSLITTSVTGSTKPKPKAPWGLNVKDQGGAKLIQWEPSPEKDVVRYIVYRKNFMGIFQKLQPVYGTSFVLEVGKGTHELRVSAEDSDGLESDKSDVLSVEFN; from the coding sequence ATGCACAGTAGAATAACGGGGCTTTGCCTGATTTTTGTCCTGCTGATGGGCGCTTCTGCGCTCGCCATGGATTTCAAAACCAAGCCTAAGCTTGCCTTCTACCCGTTGGTGGCCAAGAGCGAGGAGGCCATCTCCTTCACCGAGGCGGTGTCGACGCAGCTTTTCAACAACATCGAGAGGACCGATTCCTTCGAGATCGTCGAGAGGAAAAAAGTGGAGAGCGTGCTTTTGCAGGACGCCGCCACCATCGCCTCCATGTCGCAGGAGACCCTCAACAGCGTCGCCACCAAGGCGGGCTTCGACGTCTTCATCGTGGGGACGGTTAGCAGGGGGGTGGACGGCATCGCCCACATCGACCTGCAGATGACCGGTTCCAGCTCGCGCAGCGCCTACTACGCCGAGAGCTTCCGTATCCCCGAATTCGAACTGCAGAAGAGACTGCAGGAAATAGCAGAAGTCGTGGTGGCCAAGGTCAAGGGATTTACCGCCGCCCCCACCCAGTCCAAGATCGGCTGCCCCGGAAACCTCGCAGCGACCGGAACACCCCGAAGCGTCAGGCTCAAATGGGCACCCACCCCGTCCAGCCAGGTGGTGGGCTACGCGGTGCTTCGCTCCACAAGCCCTACCGGCACCTTCGTCCAGATCGCCACCACCACCAAACCGGGCTACACCGACGCGAACCTGAAGCTGAACGAGATCTTCTACTACAAGGTTAAGGCCATCAGCAAGAGCGGCATAGAGTGCGAGCTCTCCGACCCTGTGGTTGGCAAGACCGCCCTCGCCCCCCTCCCCCCCATCTTCATGGACATCAAGGTCGAGCTGACCGGCGCCCGTCTCAACTGGTACAGCCGACCCTATTCCGGCAGCGACAGGAATCTGGTCACCGCGGGGTACCAGATCTACCGCAAGGCCGCCGACGAGACCGATTTCCGCAGCATAGCCAGGGTCAGCGCCGGCGCTGCCAGCTACGTGGACAACGACATGAGGAACGGGGTCACCTACAGCTACGCCCTCACCTCCGTCAACCCGGACAACGTGGAGAGCGAGTTCTCCTCGGTACTGGAGTCGAAGACCGCGCAGGCGGCGGCCAACGTCAAGGCGCGCGGTAGCGCCCGCAAGGTCCTGCTCACCTGGACCCCGAGCGACCTCCCCGGGATCGACGGGTACCTGATCTACCGCGCCGCCGGTACGGCCGAAAACTTCAAGAAGGTGGGGCAGGCAAGCGGAAAGAGCGCGAGCTCCTACCAGGACAACGGGCTCGAGGACGACAGCACCTACTGGTACCGCATAGCGGCGAGCGTCGGCGGTGAGGAGAGCCCGAAGTCGGATCCCGTGTCGGCGACGACCCGCCAGCGCCCGCCGGCGCCTGCGGCACCGACAGCCTCCAACAACGAGCCCAGGCGCGTAGTGCTCACCTGGAAGGGGACCGGCGCTCCCGAGGACGAAGTGAAGGGGTACCGCCTGTACCGCGCGGCCCAGAAAGATGGCGAGTTCGCCAAGGTGGCCGAGGTGACAGCCGACAAGAACAGCTACAACGACGGGTTAGCCGGTAAAGGCGGGTTCAAGCTCTTCACCTCGGACTCCAAGCCCCTGGGTGACGGCACCACCTACTGGTACCGGTTCACCTGCTTCAACGAGGCAGGCTCTGAAAGCCTTCCCTCCGAGACCGTCTCGGCCACCACCAGACCCCTTCTGCCGGCACCGAAACAGCTCAAGGCAAGCAGCGGGATGGCCGGCAAAATCGCACTCAGCTGGGAGAGCGCGCCGGAATTCATCGAATACGAGGTGTACCGGGGCGCCGTTGGGCAGAACGAGGTGACCAGGCTGAAAACCGTGAAGGAGAGCACTTACGAGGACCGCGAGGTCGAGCACGGGACCTCGTACATCTACGCGGTAAAGGGGATCGACGAGAACGAGATACCGAGCCTCATCACCACCTCCGTCACCGGGAGCACCAAGCCAAAGCCCAAGGCACCCTGGGGGCTGAACGTGAAGGATCAAGGGGGCGCAAAACTGATCCAGTGGGAGCCGAGCCCCGAGAAGGACGTGGTTCGCTACATCGTCTACAGGAAGAATTTCATGGGGATTTTCCAGAAGCTGCAGCCCGTCTACGGGACCAGCTTCGTCCTGGAAGTCGGCAAGGGGACGCACGAGCTGAGGGTTTCCGCCGAGGACTCGGACGGGCTTGAGAGCGATAAGTCGGACGTCTTGTCCGTGGAGTTCAACTAG
- a CDS encoding lipocalin-like domain-containing protein, which produces MRRLHLVLASFLIALSVLGYLYFRKGSAPEAEKTYSLNEALGGSAAEGFKRAEAPRRFSFPADHGPHDGFRNEWWYFTGNLTAAGGRRFGYQLTFFRSALTPHPAKRESAWGTNEVFMAHFAVTDVEGKRFRFAERFSRAALGLAAAGGSPLAVRLEEWSAQETAAQPWSVKLAAAQGDLAIDLDLSSVKPVILNGEGGLSRKSGASGNASYYYSIPRLATSGTVRVGGDAFKVSGVSWLDREWSTSALDKDQAGWDWFALHLADGRDIMYYQLRRRDGSSDPFSAGTFVEANGSSRHLKREEVQLGPMGRWTSPKSGASYPSGWRMRIPSQGIDIEVAPLLADQELAAGFSYWEGAVEVRGSTGGYGYLEMTGY; this is translated from the coding sequence ATGCGCCGACTCCATCTGGTCCTTGCCTCTTTCTTAATCGCCCTGTCGGTGCTGGGCTATCTCTACTTCCGCAAGGGGAGTGCGCCTGAGGCGGAGAAAACCTACAGCCTGAACGAGGCTTTGGGGGGGAGCGCGGCGGAGGGGTTCAAGAGGGCTGAGGCGCCAAGGCGCTTCAGCTTCCCCGCGGACCACGGACCGCACGACGGGTTCAGGAACGAGTGGTGGTACTTCACCGGAAACCTGACCGCCGCCGGCGGGCGCCGTTTCGGCTACCAGCTCACCTTCTTCAGATCGGCACTCACGCCGCACCCGGCAAAGAGGGAGTCAGCCTGGGGGACCAACGAGGTCTTCATGGCCCATTTCGCCGTGACCGACGTGGAAGGGAAGCGCTTCCGTTTCGCAGAGCGTTTCAGCCGCGCAGCTCTTGGTCTTGCCGCTGCCGGGGGGAGTCCACTTGCCGTGCGCCTGGAAGAGTGGTCGGCCCAGGAGACCGCGGCGCAGCCCTGGAGCGTCAAGCTGGCCGCCGCACAGGGAGACCTTGCCATCGACCTCGACCTCTCAAGCGTGAAGCCGGTGATACTCAACGGGGAAGGGGGGCTCAGCCGAAAAAGCGGAGCTTCCGGAAACGCTTCCTATTACTACAGCATCCCGCGCCTTGCCACTTCCGGGACCGTCCGGGTCGGCGGGGACGCCTTCAAGGTCTCGGGGGTCTCCTGGCTCGACCGCGAATGGAGCACCAGCGCCCTGGACAAGGATCAGGCCGGCTGGGACTGGTTCGCGCTGCACCTAGCCGACGGCCGGGACATCATGTACTACCAGTTGCGCAGGCGCGACGGCAGCAGCGATCCCTTTTCGGCCGGTACTTTTGTAGAGGCAAACGGCAGCTCACGGCACCTTAAGCGCGAGGAGGTGCAGCTTGGGCCGATGGGACGCTGGACCAGCCCGAAGAGCGGCGCCAGCTACCCCTCCGGCTGGCGCATGAGGATACCATCCCAAGGAATAGACATCGAGGTAGCGCCGCTACTGGCCGACCAGGAGTTGGCAGCTGGTTTCAGCTATTGGGAAGGGGCGGTGGAAGTGCGCGGGAGCACAGGCGGTTACGGCTATCTGGAGATGACGGGATATTAG
- a CDS encoding FtsX-like permease family protein: MILWRAGVRNVLRHPWLTVLAVLGVALGVAVVTAVDHANEAAQRAFRIAAETVAGRATHQVVGGPAGLPDQLYRTIKADLRFRAAAPVVTGSLQLAGKPGRTFQLIGVDPFSESPIRSFSSRFSDKDILPKLVAQPGTVLMLRRTANELGVSRGQSFAVHVAGATRQLTLAGYLEPPDEVSGVALASVLVSDISTAQEILNRIGRLSSIDLVLPDGREGEARLRQLQAALPPEASIVSAGARAGAMEKMTRAFRLNLTALSLLALVVGMFLIYNTMTFSVIRRRRLIGMLRALGVSRREIFLMICAEALFIGVAGTVAGLFCGELLGSELTRLVTRTINDLYFVMEVRKVSLLPLALWKGAFLGVGATVVAAFPAALEATSAPPRAVLSRSVIEARHRKLVPIAAFGGTLLMLAGSWLFLYPLGGVAGGFVGLFAVIVGYTLLVPTAVLAFARVLRPVMGKLAGSIGKMAARGVAVSLSRTGVATAALVVAVSAGIGVGIMVGGFRLTVQNWLANWLQADVYVTSADKSGGRYRPPLDQALVRRLAALPGTAGITLSRRVSLEGAGGATEIFSVQVPEATFYRYPFKTGNPRYAWKSFSEGESVLVSEPYSYRHRVRVGDQVELRTRFGVKRFPVSAIIYDYGTDTGIVIMSRKGYLENFDDPSVDGMSFTAGAGQSVPALMEEIRKRAGGERINVISNAELRRATVEIFDRTFAITSVLRMLTMLVAFVGILSALMAMQVERARELAVLRAVGLTPGQVWGVVCGETFLIGLIGGVLSLPLGILEALVLIYVVNLRSFGWTMQLSIDPAYLLQAVILSVAAALLAGIYPSLRIARTSPALALKEED, translated from the coding sequence ATGATCCTTTGGCGGGCAGGGGTGCGCAACGTGCTTCGCCATCCCTGGCTCACGGTGCTGGCGGTTCTGGGCGTGGCGCTGGGCGTCGCAGTCGTAACCGCAGTCGACCACGCCAACGAGGCTGCCCAACGCGCCTTCCGGATCGCCGCGGAAACGGTGGCCGGTCGCGCCACGCACCAGGTCGTCGGGGGGCCTGCGGGGCTGCCGGATCAGCTTTACCGCACCATCAAGGCCGACCTCCGTTTCCGGGCCGCAGCCCCGGTTGTGACCGGAAGCCTGCAGCTCGCAGGCAAGCCGGGGAGGACCTTCCAGCTCATCGGCGTCGATCCCTTCTCCGAATCCCCCATCCGCTCCTTCAGCTCCCGCTTCTCCGACAAGGACATCCTGCCAAAGCTCGTGGCGCAACCCGGCACGGTCCTCATGCTGCGGCGTACCGCGAACGAGCTCGGGGTGTCGCGCGGACAAAGTTTCGCCGTGCACGTGGCCGGTGCAACACGCCAACTGACCCTGGCTGGGTACCTGGAGCCGCCCGACGAGGTAAGCGGGGTCGCCCTGGCTTCAGTGCTGGTGAGCGACATCAGCACCGCGCAGGAGATCCTCAACCGAATAGGGCGCCTCTCCAGCATCGACCTGGTCCTCCCCGATGGCAGGGAAGGAGAGGCCAGGTTGAGGCAGCTTCAAGCTGCGCTCCCACCGGAGGCGAGTATCGTTTCCGCCGGCGCCCGTGCAGGCGCGATGGAGAAGATGACCCGCGCCTTCCGCCTCAACCTCACTGCCCTGAGCCTCCTCGCGCTCGTGGTCGGCATGTTCCTCATCTACAACACCATGACCTTCTCAGTGATCCGCAGAAGGCGCCTGATCGGCATGCTTAGGGCTCTCGGCGTGAGCCGCAGGGAGATCTTCCTGATGATCTGCGCCGAGGCCCTCTTTATCGGCGTCGCCGGCACCGTGGCCGGACTTTTCTGCGGCGAGCTCCTTGGAAGCGAACTGACCCGCCTGGTGACCAGGACCATCAACGACCTGTACTTCGTGATGGAGGTGCGCAAGGTCTCTTTGCTGCCGTTGGCCCTGTGGAAAGGTGCCTTTCTCGGCGTGGGGGCTACGGTCGTCGCGGCCTTCCCCGCCGCTCTGGAGGCGACCAGCGCGCCGCCCCGAGCCGTATTGTCCCGTTCCGTGATCGAAGCGCGCCACAGGAAGCTGGTGCCGATAGCAGCTTTTGGCGGCACTTTGCTGATGCTGGCAGGTTCCTGGCTTTTCCTTTATCCGCTGGGAGGTGTGGCGGGAGGGTTCGTAGGACTCTTCGCAGTCATCGTCGGTTATACCTTGCTGGTTCCCACTGCGGTGCTTGCTTTTGCCCGGGTACTCCGCCCGGTGATGGGTAAGCTCGCGGGGTCGATAGGGAAGATGGCGGCCCGGGGGGTGGCGGTCTCGCTTTCGCGGACCGGGGTCGCTACTGCCGCGCTGGTTGTTGCCGTCTCCGCAGGGATCGGGGTCGGGATCATGGTGGGAGGCTTTCGCCTGACCGTCCAGAACTGGCTGGCTAACTGGCTGCAGGCCGACGTCTACGTCACCTCGGCGGACAAAAGCGGTGGGCGCTACCGTCCGCCCCTGGATCAGGCCCTGGTGCGGCGTCTCGCCGCCTTGCCGGGGACAGCTGGCATCACCCTTTCCAGGCGCGTCTCTCTCGAAGGGGCAGGCGGGGCGACCGAGATATTTTCCGTTCAAGTGCCGGAGGCTACCTTCTACCGCTATCCCTTCAAGACCGGGAATCCCCGCTACGCCTGGAAGAGCTTCAGCGAGGGGGAATCCGTGCTGGTCTCAGAGCCTTACAGCTACCGCCACCGGGTGCGCGTGGGTGACCAGGTCGAGCTGCGTACCCGGTTCGGGGTGAAGCGCTTCCCCGTCTCGGCCATCATCTACGACTACGGCACCGACACCGGCATCGTGATCATGAGCCGCAAGGGGTACCTGGAAAATTTCGACGACCCCTCGGTGGACGGGATGTCCTTCACCGCCGGGGCCGGCCAGAGCGTCCCGGCCCTGATGGAAGAGATCCGGAAAAGGGCAGGGGGGGAAAGGATCAACGTCATCTCCAATGCGGAACTGCGCCGGGCGACGGTCGAGATCTTCGACCGCACCTTCGCCATAACCTCGGTTTTGCGGATGCTCACCATGCTGGTCGCCTTCGTCGGGATTCTCTCCGCCCTCATGGCCATGCAGGTGGAGCGTGCGAGGGAGCTTGCCGTGCTGCGGGCGGTGGGGCTCACGCCGGGGCAGGTCTGGGGGGTGGTCTGCGGCGAGACGTTCCTGATAGGGCTCATCGGCGGGGTGCTGTCGCTTCCTCTCGGCATCCTGGAGGCGCTGGTCCTCATTTACGTGGTGAACCTGCGCTCTTTCGGCTGGACCATGCAGCTCTCCATCGACCCGGCCTACCTGCTGCAGGCCGTGATCCTGTCCGTGGCGGCGGCGCTCCTGGCCGGGATCTACCCTTCGCTCAGGATCGCCCGCACCTCCCCCGCGCTGGCCCTTAAGGAGGAGGATTAG
- a CDS encoding ABC transporter ATP-binding protein → MAEPVVQLTGVCKSFQEGERERVVFRNASLAVEKGEWLFLLGRSGSGKSTLLNLISGIDLPDSGEVRVAGQPLHRQSERERTLFRRTSIGFIFQFYNLIPTLTVLENVLLPLELAGLLTPGHDELARDLLEQVGLADRAASFPDRLSGGEQQRVAVARALVHRPKLVLADEPTGNLDAGTGRQVLDLFQRLLRNSETTLVLVTHSGEVAALADRVLTIENGLLVEAGRRAGVQP, encoded by the coding sequence ATGGCGGAGCCGGTCGTTCAGCTTACGGGTGTGTGCAAATCGTTCCAGGAGGGGGAGCGGGAGCGGGTCGTTTTCCGCAACGCCTCGCTTGCCGTGGAAAAGGGGGAGTGGCTCTTCCTTTTGGGACGCAGCGGCTCCGGAAAGTCCACGCTTTTAAACCTCATAAGCGGCATCGACCTTCCCGACAGCGGGGAGGTACGGGTGGCCGGGCAGCCGCTGCACCGCCAGAGCGAGCGCGAGCGGACCCTGTTCCGCCGCACCAGCATCGGCTTCATCTTCCAGTTCTACAACCTCATCCCCACCTTGACCGTCCTCGAGAACGTACTGCTCCCCCTGGAGCTTGCCGGACTCCTCACTCCCGGACACGACGAACTGGCGCGCGACCTCCTGGAGCAAGTGGGGCTCGCTGACCGGGCGGCAAGCTTTCCGGACCGCCTCTCCGGAGGGGAACAGCAGCGCGTCGCTGTCGCCCGCGCCCTGGTGCACCGGCCCAAGCTGGTGCTGGCCGACGAGCCTACCGGCAACCTCGACGCCGGGACCGGGAGGCAGGTGCTCGACCTTTTCCAGCGGCTTTTAAGGAACAGCGAGACGACGCTGGTGCTGGTCACCCACAGCGGCGAGGTCGCCGCACTTGCCGACCGGGTGCTCACCATCGAGAACGGCCTTTTGGTCGAGGCCGGACGCCGCGCCGGGGTCCAGCCATGA
- a CDS encoding AI-2E family transporter, which translates to MDKKLYLSVVAAFFTVAAIAALVLFAVPILKPLAWALIIGIATMPHYQRILKRHPDRPGRASGLMLLAVAVCLVLPAAGLVITAAVNAPEWYRQLEQMAQDLTRTSSGALSQLPFYDRVMALIQRFGIDLANIGGKIASSGSSVILNAATNMVRNLFDFIFTLIVALFLLFFIYRDGERAVSLCIGKLAPNPRRAQHYATQIRSITTAVAVGTILTCCTQGVIAGLGYWVAGVPAPIFFAALTAIAALIPVVGTAIVWVPMVALIALNGSYLTAVLLALWCVFFVGFSDNAIRPLAIGAASDISVLAVVVGALCGVVMMGILGLIIGPVIFAILFSTWDDAVGEAGDTEYNDVP; encoded by the coding sequence ATGGATAAAAAACTCTACCTCAGCGTCGTCGCAGCCTTTTTCACCGTCGCAGCGATAGCGGCGCTGGTCCTTTTCGCCGTTCCCATACTGAAGCCGCTGGCCTGGGCGCTCATCATCGGCATCGCCACCATGCCGCATTACCAGCGCATCCTGAAACGGCACCCCGACCGCCCAGGGCGCGCCTCCGGTCTCATGCTCCTTGCGGTCGCCGTCTGCCTGGTGCTTCCGGCGGCCGGGCTCGTGATCACCGCCGCCGTCAACGCGCCGGAATGGTACCGGCAACTCGAGCAGATGGCCCAGGATCTCACCAGGACCAGTTCCGGCGCCCTGAGCCAGCTACCTTTTTACGACCGGGTCATGGCGCTGATCCAGCGCTTCGGCATCGACCTCGCCAACATCGGCGGCAAGATAGCCTCCAGCGGTTCGTCCGTGATCCTCAACGCCGCCACCAACATGGTGCGCAACCTCTTCGACTTCATCTTCACCCTGATAGTGGCCCTGTTCCTGCTCTTCTTCATCTACCGCGACGGGGAGCGCGCCGTTTCCCTCTGCATCGGGAAACTCGCCCCCAACCCGCGCAGGGCCCAGCACTACGCCACCCAGATCCGCTCCATAACCACGGCCGTTGCCGTCGGCACCATACTTACCTGCTGCACCCAGGGCGTGATCGCCGGCCTGGGGTACTGGGTAGCGGGAGTCCCGGCGCCGATCTTCTTCGCCGCGCTCACCGCCATAGCCGCCCTGATACCGGTAGTCGGCACCGCCATCGTCTGGGTCCCGATGGTGGCCCTGATCGCGCTCAACGGCTCCTACCTCACCGCGGTTTTGCTGGCCCTTTGGTGCGTTTTTTTCGTCGGCTTCTCGGACAACGCCATACGCCCGCTGGCCATCGGCGCCGCCAGCGATATCTCGGTACTGGCGGTTGTCGTCGGCGCCCTTTGCGGCGTCGTGATGATGGGGATTTTGGGGCTTATCATCGGACCGGTGATCTTCGCCATACTGTTCAGCACGTGGGATGACGCGGTAGGCGAAGCTGGAGACACGGAATACAACGACGTCCCCTGA
- a CDS encoding outer membrane lipoprotein LolB: MICLLLLTALLSGCATAPKPLTGLVPGRTVQTVQSSISITVSAGAQSTGGRGYLIYQAPSLFHLALLTPFGQTVLEAFSENDRFTCILPDRRLAYTGLVSELPENSILKSVELLKWVMAPVPFPVPAPNPGETVQISGVRYHFDQDGLVERKVSSEGEQVFYREYQGVEGVAFPTSVEVQNRYGAKVRIVFDEPQLNAPVEESILRPDLTGLQVLPLADFKGL; encoded by the coding sequence TTGATTTGCCTCCTGTTGCTCACGGCGCTTCTTTCCGGCTGCGCCACGGCCCCGAAACCGCTCACCGGACTTGTCCCGGGGCGCACGGTGCAGACGGTCCAGTCCTCGATATCCATCACCGTCAGCGCCGGAGCGCAGAGCACAGGCGGGCGCGGGTACCTGATCTACCAGGCACCGTCGCTCTTTCACCTGGCGCTGCTCACCCCCTTCGGCCAGACCGTCCTGGAAGCCTTCAGCGAAAACGACCGCTTCACCTGCATACTCCCCGACCGCCGCTTGGCCTATACAGGGCTCGTCTCTGAGCTCCCGGAGAACAGCATCCTGAAGAGCGTGGAACTCCTCAAGTGGGTGATGGCGCCGGTCCCTTTCCCGGTCCCCGCGCCGAACCCTGGCGAAACGGTGCAGATCTCGGGCGTCCGCTACCATTTCGACCAAGACGGCCTTGTTGAGCGCAAGGTGTCCAGCGAGGGTGAGCAGGTCTTCTACCGGGAGTACCAGGGGGTCGAAGGGGTGGCTTTCCCGACATCGGTAGAGGTGCAGAACCGCTACGGCGCGAAGGTGCGCATCGTCTTCGACGAGCCGCAGCTGAATGCGCCGGTGGAAGAGTCGATACTGAGGCCTGATTTAACCGGCCTGCAAGTGCTCCCACTTGCCGATTTCAAAGGTCTTTAA
- a CDS encoding spinster family MFS transporter, producing MQAEQISLTYRRYALGLLLAVNLLNYIDRQVLFAVFPLIKADFNISDTELGLLGSAFMLSYMVIAPVFGWLGDHWDRVKLASSGVVVWSLATVLAGFAPGYRTLLAARATVGVGEASFGTVSPGLIADFFPKDQRGRILSWFYVAIPVGSAMGYLLGGVLGHRFGWHAAFLMVGLPGMLLALPLCFLRTPERGGEPAAEEVAKEKGIAAYLQLFRNRAFVTNTLAMAAMTFAIGGLAQWIPTFLFRAHALDVEKANTLFGATTVLAGILGTLAGGWLGDRWQKKSPKGYLLVSGWGFFIGAPFAAWAIMAPALPVCMAAIFIAEFFLFLNTGPLNTVIINVTRPSVRAMAFAVNIFFIHALGDAVSPSMLGWLSDQWGLRSALLSTPLVMALAGVFCFVCGRYVAHDMAQAEP from the coding sequence ATGCAGGCAGAACAGATCTCTCTTACCTACCGAAGATACGCGCTGGGGCTGCTCCTGGCCGTGAACCTGCTGAACTACATCGACCGGCAGGTCCTCTTCGCGGTATTCCCCCTGATCAAGGCCGACTTCAACATCAGCGACACCGAACTGGGACTTTTGGGGAGCGCCTTCATGCTGAGCTACATGGTGATCGCCCCGGTCTTCGGCTGGCTGGGGGACCACTGGGACCGGGTCAAGCTCGCCTCATCAGGCGTAGTGGTCTGGAGCCTCGCCACAGTCCTTGCCGGCTTCGCGCCCGGCTACCGCACCCTTTTGGCTGCGCGGGCAACAGTCGGGGTAGGGGAGGCGAGCTTCGGGACCGTCTCGCCAGGCCTCATCGCCGACTTTTTCCCCAAGGATCAGCGCGGCCGGATCCTTTCCTGGTTCTACGTGGCGATCCCGGTCGGGAGCGCCATGGGATACCTCCTGGGAGGCGTCCTGGGGCACCGGTTCGGGTGGCATGCCGCCTTCCTCATGGTCGGCCTGCCGGGCATGCTCCTGGCGCTGCCGCTTTGTTTTCTGCGCACCCCGGAGCGCGGCGGGGAACCGGCTGCCGAGGAGGTCGCTAAGGAGAAGGGGATCGCGGCCTACCTCCAGCTTTTCCGAAACCGCGCCTTCGTCACCAACACCCTCGCCATGGCCGCCATGACCTTCGCCATAGGAGGGCTGGCGCAGTGGATCCCGACCTTCCTGTTCCGAGCCCATGCCCTGGACGTCGAGAAGGCCAACACGCTCTTCGGTGCCACCACTGTGCTGGCGGGGATCCTCGGGACTCTCGCCGGGGGGTGGCTCGGCGACCGCTGGCAGAAAAAGAGCCCCAAGGGGTACCTCCTTGTCTCAGGATGGGGGTTCTTCATCGGCGCCCCCTTCGCCGCCTGGGCCATCATGGCGCCCGCGCTCCCCGTCTGCATGGCCGCCATCTTCATCGCCGAGTTTTTCCTTTTCCTGAACACCGGCCCGCTCAACACGGTGATCATCAACGTGACGCGCCCCTCGGTGCGCGCCATGGCCTTCGCGGTCAACATCTTCTTCATCCACGCCCTCGGTGATGCCGTCTCCCCGTCCATGCTGGGGTGGCTTTCCGACCAGTGGGGGCTTAGGTCGGCGCTTCTCTCCACGCCGCTGGTGATGGCCCTTGCCGGGGTTTTCTGCTTCGTCTGCGGCAGGTACGTGGCGCACGACATGGCTCAGGCCGAGCCCTGA